A stretch of the Vulcanisaeta souniana JCM 11219 genome encodes the following:
- a CDS encoding cobalamin biosynthesis protein — MVSEEYKACEMTMGSAEVLIQYYAAILLTSVLIDLVFGEPKGILMNIHPVILCGRISYKLFRPYGRFYGIFLWFISVIPIMIAFYLIPRLLIMVNTIIGIVIYAYFLKLTFSIKLMRNYAREILRKVELGNLNDARALTQEIVRRNVWELDYQHLVSAVIESLAESFVDGFLSPLFYFALFGLPGALLQRLSNTMDSMVGYKGWPYERVGWFSAKMDTIVNYVPARLSSVIIMTASAIIGLDWKDSMKTAILEHNRVRSTNSGWPMASFAGALNIILEKVGVYRVNNNAQSPSATSLWLAIKLFDASIIISLAIILITLTIRVLLVSLFI; from the coding sequence TTGGTTAGTGAGGAATACAAGGCCTGTGAGATGACTATGGGGAGCGCTGAGGTATTGATACAGTATTACGCGGCCATACTACTGACCTCGGTACTGATTGATTTAGTGTTTGGTGAACCTAAGGGCATTCTCATGAATATTCACCCAGTGATTCTCTGTGGAAGGATATCCTATAAGTTATTTAGGCCTTACGGTAGATTTTATGGCATTTTTCTGTGGTTCATATCGGTAATTCCAATTATGATCGCTTTCTACTTAATACCGCGTTTATTAATCATGGTAAACACTATAATTGGTATCGTAATTTATGCATATTTTCTGAAATTAACGTTTTCAATAAAGCTCATGAGAAACTACGCCAGGGAAATACTAAGGAAAGTTGAGTTAGGGAACTTAAATGATGCCCGTGCATTAACCCAGGAGATAGTTAGAAGAAACGTTTGGGAGTTGGATTACCAACACCTGGTGTCGGCAGTCATAGAAAGCCTTGCTGAGTCCTTTGTAGACGGCTTCCTTTCACCACTATTCTACTTCGCATTGTTCGGCTTACCTGGTGCATTACTACAAAGGCTTTCTAACACCATGGACTCAATGGTGGGTTATAAGGGATGGCCGTATGAACGCGTTGGTTGGTTCTCCGCAAAAATGGATACCATAGTGAATTATGTACCGGCCAGGTTATCCTCAGTGATAATCATGACTGCGTCAGCAATAATCGGCCTAGACTGGAAGGACAGTATGAAGACAGCCATTCTTGAGCACAATAGAGTTAGGAGCACCAATTCAGGCTGGCCCATGGCGTCCTTTGCAGGTGCGTTAAACATAATATTGGAAAAGGTCGGTGTATACAGGGTTAATAATAATGCGCAGAGTCCCAGCGCCACCTCACTGTGGCTGGCAATTAAATTATTTGACGCATCGATAATCATCTCATTGGCAATAATTTTAATAACATTGACGATTAGAGTACTCCTAGTATCTCTATTTATATAG
- a CDS encoding NAD-dependent epimerase/dehydratase family protein → MRILITGGAGFIGSFLTERLVSLGYSVVVIDNLSSGDLGRLGQVIDRITFVKDDLKNPRNPEAFQGIDSVFHLAANPEVRLSVTEPRIHFDENIVATFNVLELSRKYGVKNIVYASSSTVYGDAKVLPTPEDHPIQPISVYGAAKTAGEIMCGTYTRLYGINCVALRYANIVGPRLRHGIIYDLLMKLKRDPNELEVLGDGTQEKSYIYITDTINATLMAWEHAARNSGIYVYNVGNWDLINVREIVNIIVKVSGFNPRITYRPATPDGRGWPGDVKRMLLSIDKIVREVGWRPSMSSKDAIETTAKALSQELGVGKWLKS, encoded by the coding sequence ATGAGGATCTTGATAACAGGTGGCGCGGGCTTCATTGGTTCCTTCTTAACCGAGAGGCTCGTCTCGTTGGGATACAGCGTGGTTGTAATTGACAACCTAAGTTCCGGCGACTTAGGTAGGCTTGGGCAGGTAATTGATAGAATTACCTTTGTCAAGGATGACCTGAAGAACCCGAGAAATCCTGAGGCATTCCAGGGCATTGACTCGGTATTTCACCTGGCAGCTAATCCGGAGGTTAGGCTCTCAGTGACTGAACCAAGGATACACTTCGACGAAAACATCGTAGCCACATTCAATGTTCTTGAATTATCCCGCAAGTATGGCGTTAAAAACATAGTCTATGCATCATCGAGTACGGTATATGGTGATGCCAAGGTACTACCAACCCCAGAGGACCACCCAATACAACCAATCAGTGTCTATGGAGCTGCCAAGACAGCCGGTGAAATAATGTGCGGAACCTACACTAGGCTTTACGGAATTAATTGTGTGGCCCTTAGGTACGCGAATATTGTTGGGCCCAGGCTTAGGCACGGCATAATCTACGATCTATTAATGAAACTTAAGAGGGATCCAAACGAGCTAGAGGTCCTCGGTGACGGCACTCAAGAGAAGTCATATATATACATAACGGATACAATAAATGCCACATTAATGGCTTGGGAACATGCAGCGAGGAATAGTGGCATTTATGTGTATAATGTGGGTAATTGGGATTTAATAAACGTTAGGGAGATTGTCAATATTATCGTTAAAGTGTCAGGTTTTAATCCGAGGATTACGTACAGACCAGCGACACCAGATGGCAGAGGATGGCCAGGAGATGTTAAACGAATGTTATTATCCATAGATAAGATAGTGAGGGAAGTTGGTTGGAGACCAAGCATGAGTAGTAAGGATGCCATTGAGACAACAGCTAAGGCTTTATCACAGGAGCTTGGTGTTGGTAAATGGTTAAAGTCCTAG
- a CDS encoding Lrp/AsnC ligand binding domain-containing protein: protein MTSITTSSGEVTPAEIERQLTERQLQVLQYLLKKAVPLKVYTVYADQDELARELGMTRQALSVHLKKLKDFGLIRTGREFVDVTDKALRVLRMSSNEAVILVKVQPRYRTIIYEKVKELPIEKAYRVSGDYDLILITREVNVNDILRVLSLMEGIEDTKTFISLETLRE from the coding sequence ATGACTTCCATAACCACATCAAGTGGAGAGGTTACACCTGCGGAAATTGAGAGGCAATTAACAGAGAGACAACTCCAGGTTCTTCAGTACCTACTTAAGAAGGCTGTCCCGCTTAAGGTATACACGGTATACGCGGATCAGGATGAATTAGCCAGGGAGCTTGGAATGACTAGACAGGCACTCAGTGTTCACCTTAAGAAGCTCAAGGACTTCGGCTTAATAAGGACTGGCCGTGAGTTCGTTGATGTAACGGATAAGGCACTTAGGGTACTAAGGATGAGCTCCAATGAGGCCGTGATATTGGTTAAGGTGCAGCCTAGGTATAGGACGATAATATATGAAAAGGTTAAGGAATTACCTATCGAGAAGGCCTACAGGGTTTCCGGCGACTACGACCTAATACTGATAACCAGGGAGGTTAATGTCAATGACATACTACGCGTACTAAGTCTAATGGAGGGCATTGAAGACACAAAAACCTTCATATCCCTAGAAACACTTAGGGAATGA
- a CDS encoding uroporphyrinogen-III synthase translates to MVKVLVLRASGKIRPISIDDVDIIQIPVIKITPNENVINKISLEDANYMVIMSTTVVKYLRSTLEKLGDSVRVIGVGPQTCNEMEKLGVKCEVPSEFSSYGIIEMMKKLPRGKVVILRSLRGNDYVKNELQRIGYYVVEYGIYDLTPDPISVDIACRLINYVDYVVFMSSMTYETMKDCAKNVLKGKTVIAIGRVTANRMKSDGINALMPGEYTLNGVLRILINHLMISSESLG, encoded by the coding sequence ATGGTTAAAGTCCTAGTTCTTAGAGCGTCAGGAAAGATAAGGCCAATCTCGATAGATGACGTTGATATTATACAAATACCTGTCATTAAAATCACGCCTAATGAGAACGTGATTAATAAGATATCCCTTGAGGATGCTAATTACATGGTCATAATGAGTACGACAGTGGTAAAGTACCTAAGGAGCACCTTAGAGAAGTTGGGTGATAGCGTAAGAGTCATTGGTGTAGGACCACAAACATGCAATGAGATGGAGAAGTTGGGTGTCAAGTGCGAGGTACCCAGTGAATTCTCAAGCTATGGCATTATTGAAATGATGAAGAAATTACCACGAGGAAAAGTGGTAATACTGAGGTCGTTAAGGGGCAATGACTATGTGAAAAATGAGCTTCAGCGAATTGGTTATTACGTAGTTGAGTACGGTATTTATGACCTGACACCTGACCCAATTAGTGTTGATATTGCATGTAGGCTCATTAACTACGTCGACTACGTGGTCTTCATGAGCTCCATGACTTATGAAACAATGAAGGATTGCGCTAAAAACGTGCTTAAGGGTAAGACTGTGATAGCCATTGGTAGGGTTACGGCGAATCGAATGAAGAGCGATGGTATAAATGCATTAATGCCAGGTGAATATACGCTTAACGGTGTTTTAAGAATACTAATTAATCACTTAATGATAAGTAGTGAATCACTTGGTTGA
- a CDS encoding cytidylyltransferase family protein gives MTMDSIDPMAKIDAYIRNVANALDQIDREGIKNEVIDIARAYLKDSMYHLSRGDQFNALATIAYAEGLLDALRILGIAHFNWDKTSDLIRKSQNKVFVAGTFEIIHPGHIAYLRHAWTLGRVVAVIARDSTVKRIKGRDIVIPEDQRLEVVRNIVYVHKARLGYEDDMFRVVEEERPNIILLGPNQPFNEDSLREELRKRGLGNMEVIRFNDYVDCPLCSTTKILKAISNKFSQGNSLP, from the coding sequence ATGACCATGGATTCGATAGACCCAATGGCCAAGATCGATGCCTACATAAGGAATGTGGCAAATGCACTTGACCAAATTGATAGGGAGGGCATTAAGAATGAGGTTATCGATATAGCGAGGGCATACCTAAAGGACTCCATGTACCACCTATCCAGGGGCGATCAATTTAATGCACTAGCAACAATAGCATACGCAGAGGGCTTACTGGATGCCCTGAGGATCCTTGGTATTGCTCACTTCAACTGGGACAAAACCAGTGATCTTATCAGGAAATCCCAAAATAAGGTATTTGTCGCCGGCACCTTCGAAATAATCCATCCAGGACATATAGCATATTTAAGGCATGCCTGGACCCTTGGCCGAGTCGTTGCCGTGATTGCCCGTGACTCAACGGTCAAGAGGATTAAGGGTAGGGATATTGTAATTCCCGAAGACCAAAGGCTAGAGGTTGTGAGAAACATTGTTTATGTCCATAAGGCTAGGCTTGGCTATGAGGATGACATGTTTAGGGTTGTTGAGGAGGAGAGACCAAACATAATACTGCTTGGCCCAAATCAACCCTTTAATGAAGATTCATTAAGGGAGGAATTGAGAAAGAGGGGTTTAGGCAATATGGAAGTCATTAGGTTTAATGACTATGTGGATTGCCCACTTTGCAGTACAACAAAGATACTCAAGGCCATAAGTAATAAGTTTAGCCAAGGTAATTCATTACCCTAA